The Oryza brachyantha chromosome 6, ObraRS2, whole genome shotgun sequence region CTGCTGAATCTCTCTCTGGCTATATATAGCAGCAGCAGATAGCTGCATCTACACGCATTGATCGCCCCGAGCCTAGCTCCAGGCCGGCCTCCCTCTTATCCGGCCTGGcgatcagatcagatcatatcatatggatgcatgcataatCTCATCGATCTCCACtacttctccttctccttctcctttgcTAGATTAATTTGTATTTCGGGCTTCAATACAATAACACAGATCGATTTGACTGCAGCTATGTGTGTGAAAATATAGCTACTAGCTCCCGACTCATGAACCGTTAATAGcgcacatatatacacatgtgcttatatatatgtatatagagagagagagaccgtCGATGTTTTCCGGTGCGGCATTATCAGCATTCACATATGTATATTGATTCTGCATGCATGACGAATCCTGATGATGCTGCATCTGCAAACAAGCGACTGACTGATCAGTGTCATGCAAGACCACCAATATGTATACATGCTGGCCGGAGTACATGTTAATTCTTCATTCTTCAGGTATGTATACATGTTAATATATGTATTCCCTCTATCTGTCTCTGCAGGGGAACCTAGACGTCCTTGTTTTTCGTAATAGTTTTGGCTAAAAGTATAGGACTATGCGTTTTTCTATCATGCATGTAACATCACTGAAATTCATGTTTGAATTGAAAGTGTTTTCATAtggttttaattttgataGTTGTTGATAGTACATCGTAACAAAATCAGTAGTAATAAAAGGATAGAGCTGGAGACATGTAACACGCTAGTATGCATTTGTATTCTCAAATGGAGTGATTAATTAAGATATCcatccttttgcttttgtttatgcttgtaaaccaaaatttggattttcaaccttaaaattttagtagattttgggtttttctaatcaaagtatatttttcaaccttggcttttagattacgATTTATGGCGAACACATACATAagagttttattcataaattatttaatttatagtaaGTACATagccggtccttaaacttgtggcgcgGTATCACTTaagtccataaacttagaaaatacacgtttaggttcataaacttattttaatgtaccatacaggtccatgaacttgttttaaatgtACCATCTAGGTCCATGAACCCGTTTTAATGTTCCATAAAGGTCCATGATTTTAGACGTTAAAATGAGTTCATAGACTTAAACATGTACtttctaagtttatagacCTAAGTGCTAAGTGGTATcgcgccacaagtttaagTGCTAAGTGGTGTCGCACCACAAATTTAAGAACCGGTCATGTACTTTACTAACtttgtcgtttggttttttccaaGTCAATCAATACCCCCCAACACCCTTAAGTGTTAGACGATGTGCAAAATGGCCATATAGTTCAAGTTTTGCCGTAGAGCAAATTACATTCTTATTCCTTACATCTCTTGATATAGGAATTAATAAGTTTTTATCACTTTGATACCTACTACGCACCTACCCTCCAATAGTTGTACATTAAGGAGGTGCATCGTTGTCTTTTCTTCTCACTAACAGGGTTGTCTCGAGATGCTATGATTTGGTTATTTTACGGACATAACGAGTATGTAGATAAGAAAGTCATTGACATGTAGCACACGGATGTTTTTTAAGCTTCACTATAATAACGCAAACTAGTATATATCAAtgaatttgaagaaaaaaataaaaaagcatGGCCTTTGACATATCTTTATCCATGCTAGGATTATGATATTGCAGGGTTACGTACCTCCTTATTTATCGTGGTAATTCTATGTGATAATCATCTCTGTGTGTTTGAAACCTTGTAAATTTAGGTTTTTCGTGGTTAAGGGTTTAGTAATTACTAAGGGTGGTCCAAACCGTATGTAGTTGATTGAGTTCAATAAAGCTtccattatttttaaattgtaaatTGACGTGGATTAATTAAAGTGAAAATATGAGTTTAAGGGTgttccaaattaaaatttatgtaataaaaaataattgaaagtGCACCATTTAACATAAAGAgagtataatataatttataaaaatttaatatattaggAACATACGTATATATTGTTTACGGAGACATGGCGTGGCGTGATGAGAAGGAGAAAGAGGGGGCAGCCCAACAATATCTGTAATTGGGCCGAGTAGAGTagtagaggaggaggaggggagacgCGGCTAGGCCCAGCCCAATCAACGTTGACTGGTCTTCGTCTTCTCTCTTTGGTGCTTCTCGATCTCAGGGTGAGGGGGCGACCGGATCAACAACCAAATCCaaatcctctctctctctctctctctctctctctctctgtgtctGCAGCGCCGCCGATGCCGAAGCGAGTGGCCGACGAGATCGCCGCGCTCCCGGAGCCGCGTGGGCCCCTGCGCCGCCCCTGCGCCGACCTCTCCCGTCGcgtccgcctcctcgccccgcTGATCGACCACCTCccgcctgccgccgcctccgactCCTCGCCTCCCCTCGCCGACTCCCTTGCCGCCGCACGAGACCTCCTCCGCAAGGTCCGCGACGGCAGTAAGATCGACCAGGTACCGTATCGAAGAAGCTGTTGTTGCctaggagtaggagtaggaggGGCTCATGTATGCAATGTAATGTAAGCatatggtggtggtgttgcAGGCCATGCGAGGGGATGCCTTCCTCGACGAATTTGCAGCTGTCAACAAGCAGATTCAGCTGGCCTTGGATGCCTTGCCCTACAAAACCCTGGACATGCCCCAAGAGGTCCACGAGCAGGTGCAACTCCGatccccatccccatccccatccccatccccatccccatcCGCACCAACCTGAACCAACAACTAACTAGTAGTAAactatggatggatggatggttgCAGGTCGCGCTCGTGCACTCCCAGTTCCAAAGAGCCGCCACAAGGACGGATCCCCCGGATACACAGCTTTCCAAGGATCTAGCTTGGGCTCTTACCGACAACCCCACCGACCCCGCCCTTCTCACCAGGATCTCCCACAGGCTGCAGCTGCACACCATGGCTGACATGAAGAACGAGTCCATCGCCCTCCATAACATGGTCATTTCCACTGCCGGCGAACCCGATGGCTGTGTCGACCACATGTCTTCCTTGCTCAAGAAGCTTAAGGACTGCGTCGTCACTGACGATCCCACCAACGATGCTCTTGCCAGTAGGTCTGCCTCCATAAAGCATAGGTCTCCTATCATCCCAGACGAATTTAGGTGCCCCATATCCCTTGAGCTCATGCAGGACCCTGTCATTGTGTCTAGCGGCCAGGTACATGTCGTATATTCAACCACGATTTCAGTCTGACAAATTTACGCCGTTCTCACTGACCATCACTTGTCTTCTTTTCAGACATACGAGCGATCCTGCATCCAGAAGTGGCTTGATTCTGGCCACAAAACCTGCCCTAAGACGCAGCAGCCCCTCTCACATACTTCACTGACCCCAAACTTTGTCCTCAAAAGCCTCATATCACAATGGTGTGAAGTCAATGGTATCGAGCTTCCGAAGAACAAACAGAATTCCCGCGACAAGAAGGCCACGAAAAGTTCTGACTATGACCATGCTGGTCTGGTCTCGCTAATGAACAGGCTCAGGAGTGGGAACCAAGATGAGCAGCGGGCAGCTGCAGGTGAGATACGATTGCTTGCCAAGAGAAATGTCAACAACCGGATATGCATCGCTGAAGCAGGAGCCATCCCACTGCTGGTTAACCTGCTCTCCTCTTTGGATCCACGGACACAGGAACATGCAGTAACAGCACTTCTGAACCTCTCCATTCATGAAAACAATAAGGCAAGCATCGTGGACTCTCATGCTATTCCTAAGATAGTGGAAGTGCTTAAAACTGGGAGCATGGAAGCCAGAGAGAATGCAGCAGCCACACTGTTTAGCTTATcagttgttgatgaaaacaAAGTAACCATTGGTGCTGCTGGTGCAATAACTCCGCTCATCAACCTTCTGTGCGATGGGAGCCCAAGAGGCAAGAAAGATGCTGCGACAGCAATTTTTAACCTATGCATATATCAGGGAAATAAGGTCCGCGCAGTGAAAGCTGGAATCGTCATCCATCTGATGAACTTCTTGGTGGATCCCACGGGGGGAATGATTGACGAGGCACTTAGTCTTCTGTCAATTCTTGCAGGCAACCCAGAAGGCAAGGTTGTGATCGCGCAGTCGGAGCCTATTCCTCCACTTATCGAGGTTATCAAAACTGGATCTCCTCGCAACAGGGAGAACGCTGCAGCCATTCTGTGGTTGCTCTGTTCTGCTGATGCTGAGCAGACATTGGCTGCAAAGGCAGCTGGAGCGGAGGATGCACTCAAGGAGCTGTCAGAAACTGGCACAGATCGTGCTAAGAGGAAAGCTTCTAGCATCCTTGAACTCATGCGCCAAGCAAATGAGGCATGAAGCAGACAACATTAATTTGTTGAAATTCGATTATGTGGTTGTCTAATAGCTATAGCCCATTGTACACTTAAAACACATAAATACTAAATTGTTTCTGAATAGTGTTgaagtttgatatatatatatatgtaggcagatttttttaaagagaattccataaacatataaagtgttgtataatatatattgtaactCACTTCCGTGTACTtgataaaactagaaaaaaaatccatgctTTGCAGTTTGCTGGCTACAATTGTTTCAGATCTGATGCATGCAAACGCGTATTCCTTTTTGGGCATTTGTCTGCTTGTTGAGCAGGATTCTTTGAAGCGAAATGGAAACTGAAAGTTGCTTCTTTCTGGGGAAGCTCTTTGATTTGGGCAATGCATTTGGTGGCTTCATTCAAAGTAAGTTACATGTTAGAAAATCGTTTCCTCATATAactatcctttttttttttcatcacattACTTCTGCTTGTTTGTAGATTGGTTTCATGAACCCACAATATGCATCTATTATCACATTGTCTTATTTAAGCAATGAGCAGTATTTCTTTCGCTTGATGAAAATCAAACGGGATAAGACATACTAGAAAATTAGCATGTCATCTAAGCCTTTGGCTAATACCCATTGCCCATTGGAATATGCACGCACCCTTCAATTCCTTCAGTGTTCCTAAATTAGTATATACCTATACCCATTGCCCATTGGAATATGCACGCAACCAACTAGGAGATCTTTACTTAGTGGTTGTTACTATTTAATggaatcaaacaaaataaatggtgtCATTGCACATATAACTAAATCTGTTTTGCaatcaaaagattcataaCAGTTCTTGGACACATGTGTAACATACTAAAACCGCGGTGATGGGGCAATAAGGAAGGAGTGACACAGTTGTCTATGATTTCAAATctcttaatgaaaaataaataattgttaGACACAAATCTGACAGAAAAACCAAGACAAGAAGGTGCTGAAATTTGTTGCTTGAGTGCAGCACATGGATCAGCACGGTGCATAATTCAGTGGTAGCTAATTTTAAGAGGTTCTACTTTGTGGAGTAAGCACAAAATACGTTATTGGTTTATAGTATGAACATTTACGGATGTTTTTGTACACTCTTACTAGGACGCagggaaaataaaagaagtcaTGTGAATAAAGACAGGGTAAAGGCAAGATACATGCCTCCAGGAGGAGGATATGTAATCATATTTCATCACTGCACTTGTGGTATGTGATAATACACAACACGTTGAGACCATAACTAGGTGTCGAGAAATGCCTGTTCATTCGCATGATCTGGTCCTTTCGGACCATGTCAGTGCTGTCTTAGCATTCTTATTTAATCTCTTTTGAGAACATGAGGATCTGAGGATCTGGTCGTTTATCTGCGGCATAAAGAGCTGAGTGCCTGGGACAGAGTAGAGTGTTGGTCTTCATGCATGCCACCCATGTGGGGACAAGTGTTGTCGTGCTGGTTTCTCTGTAATTCATGCCAGTTCTAGCCGAACCCATTTCTAgtctaaaataaaatgggaAGGACACATAACAGATACAATGTAACCAGACTCTGGCATATAGTCTAAATATAACCCCATACTATACTGTATAATGAGTTGTGCTGCTATGGCATGAACTCTGGTGAAAGGATCTAGTAATAAAAATGAACTGCATGTATTCTCTCAACCTTTGAACCGCgatgaacttttttttagaaaaaagttcaTCAGGTCGCATTACTTTCTACTTAACAAATAGCTCCAGCTTTCTCCTCACTACAGCATGTCATGTCAGTAGTAGTATGTACGCACCAACATGCAGCCGCAACCACATGGCCAACCTAAGCAGCACAGAGGACATGCGCTTATtatttgcttgcttgcttaatCTTTCTCATCTCATCTGTCACTGCCCTCTTGTTGGAGTAATAATCAAATACTATTTGTGGTGTATGATAATGCTACTATCTAATCCTTTCacttaaacatttttaagcaAGTTGGGTTGGGAAGATCTAAATACCGGGCAGCCTGAGGATGGTACATGCAGATGCAGTAGTGTTCAGCTTTGTCCTTTGACCACAACTACTACTGTGTGTACCTAATCAAGATTCTTGTTAcaaccagctagctagcagaaCATGTATTGTGATATTATTCTATATACGTTCACATGTGATGTTCCCAGTTGGCTTGGTGCATTtggtaaaacaaaattaagttaTGATAGACCATGGATACTCCGATAATCCACAATCGGTTGCTAGCTAGGGGGTGTCAACTTGCATTAATTTGTTAACAAATTACGGATTAAGGTGGTCAGTGGCCAAGACGCATGCATGTGCATCCTACCTTTGTTTGCTTGTGGAGTATAAAGGGAG contains the following coding sequences:
- the LOC102718276 gene encoding U-box domain-containing protein 12 — translated: MPKRVADEIAALPEPRGPLRRPCADLSRRVRLLAPLIDHLPPAAASDSSPPLADSLAAARDLLRKVRDGSKIDQAMRGDAFLDEFAAVNKQIQLALDALPYKTLDMPQEVHEQVALVHSQFQRAATRTDPPDTQLSKDLAWALTDNPTDPALLTRISHRLQLHTMADMKNESIALHNMVISTAGEPDGCVDHMSSLLKKLKDCVVTDDPTNDALASRSASIKHRSPIIPDEFRCPISLELMQDPVIVSSGQTYERSCIQKWLDSGHKTCPKTQQPLSHTSLTPNFVLKSLISQWCEVNGIELPKNKQNSRDKKATKSSDYDHAGLVSLMNRLRSGNQDEQRAAAGEIRLLAKRNVNNRICIAEAGAIPLLVNLLSSLDPRTQEHAVTALLNLSIHENNKASIVDSHAIPKIVEVLKTGSMEARENAAATLFSLSVVDENKVTIGAAGAITPLINLLCDGSPRGKKDAATAIFNLCIYQGNKVRAVKAGIVIHLMNFLVDPTGGMIDEALSLLSILAGNPEGKVVIAQSEPIPPLIEVIKTGSPRNRENAAAILWLLCSADAEQTLAAKAAGAEDALKELSETGTDRAKRKASSILELMRQANEA